One Dasania marina DSM 21967 DNA segment encodes these proteins:
- a CDS encoding thiol-disulfide oxidoreductase DCC family protein, whose translation MPKITVYYDGACPSCVRDRTQYEKIAGDGNKDICWFDITNKDDELLALGINPKKALTELHIQHEQKGILSEMDAYIELMARTTLLKPLAWLLALPIIKPLVSRIYHWQVTRRLQKQGRL comes from the coding sequence ATGCCCAAAATAACCGTCTATTACGATGGCGCCTGCCCTAGTTGTGTTAGAGATAGAACCCAGTATGAAAAAATTGCCGGTGATGGCAATAAGGATATCTGCTGGTTTGACATCACTAATAAAGACGATGAATTATTGGCGCTAGGCATTAATCCTAAAAAAGCGCTCACCGAGTTACATATACAGCACGAGCAAAAAGGTATTTTATCTGAGATGGATGCCTATATAGAACTCATGGCTAGAACCACCCTACTCAAACCCTTGGCATGGCTGCTAGCATTGCCTATTATTAAACCACTAGTTAGTCGTATTTATCATTGGCAAGTTACCCGGCGTTTACAAAAACAAGGGCGTTTATAA
- a CDS encoding DUF2802 domain-containing protein, producing the protein MLMWGALLVLAAYSVGVSSYAIKSRNKLEQLETSLSEKMAQFNRELEAVNNGAIGVGQHLIQVEKKLSTVVSEQEKLQISAEFQPYGQAEAMAEQGVDAEQLSERFGLSESEAQLMSMIQQRSAAQAR; encoded by the coding sequence ATGCTAATGTGGGGCGCCTTATTGGTACTCGCCGCTTACTCTGTAGGTGTTTCTAGCTATGCGATTAAAAGCCGCAATAAGTTGGAGCAACTAGAGACTAGTTTGAGTGAAAAAATGGCACAATTTAACCGTGAGTTAGAGGCGGTTAATAACGGCGCTATAGGCGTAGGCCAGCACCTGATACAGGTAGAAAAAAAGCTCAGCACTGTGGTTAGTGAACAAGAAAAATTGCAAATTAGCGCTGAGTTTCAACCCTATGGCCAAGCCGAAGCCATGGCCGAGCAGGGAGTGGATGCCGAGCAACTCTCTGAGCGTTTTGGTTTATCTGAATCAGAGGCGCAGCTCATGAGCATGATACAGCAGCGTTCAGCGGCGCAAGCGCGGTAA
- the tmpT gene encoding thiopurine S-methyltransferase, protein MDANFWHQKWQNNEIGFHLAEANPLLVKHIEQLQLATGSRVFLPLCGKTRDIAWLLANGLHVVGAELSELAVQQLFEDLAITAEVTDHGNLKHYQGKNIELWVGDIFTLTKQQLGPVDAIYDRAALVALPLEVRKRYSAHLTTITNTAAQLLICFQYDQQLVAGPPFSISDEEVQQHYEEKYNVALLEKVAVEGGLKGLCPATESVFLLSRS, encoded by the coding sequence ATGGATGCAAACTTTTGGCATCAAAAATGGCAGAACAATGAAATAGGCTTTCACCTAGCCGAAGCCAACCCTTTACTGGTCAAACATATAGAACAATTACAGCTGGCAACGGGCAGCCGTGTTTTTTTACCCCTATGCGGAAAAACACGTGATATCGCTTGGCTGTTGGCTAACGGCCTGCACGTGGTCGGTGCCGAGTTAAGCGAGCTGGCGGTACAACAGTTGTTTGAGGATTTGGCGATTACCGCTGAGGTTACTGACCACGGCAATTTAAAACACTACCAAGGAAAAAACATCGAGCTATGGGTAGGTGATATTTTTACCTTAACAAAACAGCAGCTGGGGCCGGTAGATGCTATTTACGATAGAGCGGCACTAGTTGCCCTGCCGTTAGAAGTACGCAAACGCTATAGCGCACACTTAACAACAATCACCAATACAGCAGCGCAACTGTTAATTTGTTTTCAGTACGACCAGCAACTGGTAGCTGGCCCACCTTTTTCCATTAGCGATGAGGAGGTACAGCAACATTATGAGGAAAAATATAACGTAGCATTGCTAGAAAAGGTGGCAGTAGAAGGTGGATTAAAAGGCCTATGCCCTGCGACCGAAAGCGTTTTCTTGCTAAGCCGCAGCTAA
- a CDS encoding EscU/YscU/HrcU family type III secretion system export apparatus switch protein, with protein sequence MSDYPQEKKAVALFYDGSNAPNVTASGAGDIAEQIIALAREHKVPLFENAPLLNLLAEIGVGEEIPETLYLCIAQVIAFAYKIQGKTPD encoded by the coding sequence ATGAGTGACTACCCGCAAGAAAAAAAAGCCGTCGCCCTATTTTACGATGGCAGCAACGCCCCCAACGTCACCGCCTCGGGAGCCGGCGATATCGCCGAACAAATTATTGCCTTGGCCCGCGAACACAAAGTACCCCTATTTGAAAACGCACCGCTGTTAAACCTATTAGCCGAAATAGGCGTAGGCGAAGAAATACCCGAAACACTATATTTATGCATCGCACAGGTCATTGCTTTTGCTTATAAAATACAGGGTAAAACGCCGGATTAA